In Sphingomonas sp. R1, a single genomic region encodes these proteins:
- a CDS encoding oxidoreductase, translating to MIRTGLIGFGLGGTAFHAPLIAAVDGLELAAVATSRADSVRAAYPDAAITDADALIADPAIDLVVISTPNPTHFPLAQAALAAGKHVVVDKPLTPSAAAAEALIAQAASSGRLVVPFHNRRWDSDFLAVRALVESDRLGEILLFEAHWDRFRPDLAQAWKEAPGAGQLLDLGPHMLDQVLVLFGMPEAVSADITGQRGNSPVDDYFLLTLFYGARRVVLASSRMIAAPRPRFAIHGRGGSFVKYGLDPQEAAMRAGGSVLDPGHGIEDLAQHGVLTLPDGTRETIASARGEYRRFYTGVAAAIRGEALSPVAAEDALAGLRLIEAAQQSAVEGRRISIG from the coding sequence ATGATCCGCACCGGCCTCATTGGCTTCGGCCTTGGCGGTACCGCCTTCCACGCACCGCTGATTGCCGCGGTGGATGGTCTCGAGCTTGCAGCCGTCGCCACGTCGCGTGCCGACTCGGTACGGGCCGCGTATCCGGATGCTGCGATCACGGACGCCGACGCGCTGATCGCGGATCCTGCCATCGATCTGGTGGTGATATCCACGCCCAATCCCACCCATTTTCCGCTGGCGCAGGCGGCACTGGCCGCCGGCAAGCATGTCGTGGTCGACAAGCCGCTGACGCCGAGCGCGGCGGCGGCGGAGGCCCTGATCGCGCAGGCGGCATCGTCCGGGCGGCTGGTGGTGCCGTTCCACAACCGCCGCTGGGACAGCGACTTCCTTGCCGTACGCGCGCTGGTCGAAAGCGACCGACTGGGCGAAATTCTGCTGTTCGAGGCGCATTGGGACCGATTCCGGCCCGATCTCGCCCAGGCGTGGAAGGAAGCACCCGGCGCGGGCCAGCTTCTCGACCTGGGGCCCCACATGCTCGATCAGGTGTTGGTGCTGTTCGGCATGCCGGAGGCGGTGAGCGCCGATATCACAGGCCAGCGCGGCAACAGCCCGGTAGACGATTACTTCCTGCTGACGCTGTTCTACGGCGCTCGGCGCGTGGTGCTGGCGAGCTCGCGGATGATCGCGGCACCCCGGCCGCGCTTCGCCATCCATGGTCGCGGCGGAAGCTTCGTCAAATACGGCCTCGATCCGCAGGAAGCCGCGATGCGGGCAGGGGGCTCGGTGCTCGACCCCGGACATGGCATCGAGGATCTGGCGCAGCACGGCGTGCTGACCCTGCCGGATGGGACGCGCGAAACGATCGCCTCGGCACGAGGCGAGTACCGGCGCTTCTACACCGGCGTCGCGGCCGCGATTCGCGGAGAAGCGCTGTCGCCTGTCGCGGCAGAGGATGCGCTGGCAGGGCTGAGACTGATCGAGGCGGCGCAGCAAAGTGCCGTGGAAGGTCGTCGTATTTCAATTGGTTAA
- the fdhD gene encoding formate dehydrogenase accessory sulfurtransferase FdhD, whose amino-acid sequence MDMWFDRVAPDGSETRLQRDLVAEVPVAIEINGLGYAVMMATPADLEDFAVGFVAAERLGAVADVEAHPAERGMLLRVTLTDPATVIERVRHRTTDSSCGLCGIDNLEAALRPLPPVQAVSAASPAALFRAAASLRDHQPLTRATGAAHAAALCAVDGTIRLVREDVGRHNAFDKLVGAMARQGLGWEQGFALISARCSFELVEKAVLAGCPLLAAISAPTALAAERAREAGLGLAALVRSDSLLRLVP is encoded by the coding sequence ATGGATATGTGGTTCGATCGCGTGGCACCCGACGGGTCGGAGACCCGGCTCCAACGCGACTTGGTGGCGGAAGTGCCGGTGGCGATCGAAATCAATGGCCTGGGCTATGCCGTGATGATGGCGACCCCGGCCGATCTGGAGGATTTCGCGGTCGGCTTCGTGGCGGCGGAGCGGCTGGGGGCGGTGGCCGACGTCGAGGCCCATCCCGCCGAACGCGGCATGCTGCTGCGGGTGACGCTCACCGATCCCGCAACGGTGATCGAACGGGTGCGGCACCGGACGACCGACTCCAGCTGTGGACTGTGCGGGATCGACAATCTCGAGGCGGCGCTGCGGCCGCTGCCACCGGTGCAAGCGGTCAGCGCGGCATCGCCCGCCGCGCTGTTCCGGGCCGCTGCGTCGCTGCGGGACCACCAGCCGCTGACCCGCGCGACCGGCGCCGCGCACGCAGCCGCGCTTTGTGCCGTCGACGGGACGATCCGGCTCGTCCGCGAGGATGTCGGGCGGCACAACGCGTTCGACAAGCTGGTCGGTGCGATGGCGCGCCAGGGTCTTGGATGGGAACAGGGGTTTGCGCTGATCAGTGCGCGCTGTTCGTTCGAGCTCGTCGAGAAGGCGGTGCTGGCCGGGTGCCCGCTGCTCGCGGCGATCTCGGCGCCTACCGCGCTTGCCGCCGAGCGCGCGCGCGAGGCGGGGCTGGGGCTTGCCGCGCTGGTCCGATCCGATTCGCTGTTGCGGCTGGTGCCGTGA
- a CDS encoding FdhF/YdeP family oxidoreductase yields MARAKDGTIHYSGPEGGWGSLRGMALVAGAERPGPDVLKTLAKQNKPGGMMCTSCAWTKPAKPHMFEFCENGAKATLWDLTSRRATPDLFAQHTLTELKSWSDFDLEQAGRLTQPLRYDRATDKYLPCTWEEAYRGIGKKLRGYDAKRTIFYASGRASLETSYAWALFARLYGHNNLPDSSNMCHETTSVALKATIGAAVGTCLLEDFEHCDAIFFFGQNTGTNSPRFIHTLTAARKRGAKIVTFNPIREKGLLEFRNPQSIQMVTGGKEKISHHYYQLKAGSDISAMLGIAKHVLAEEDRRGGVLDHAFIAEHTHGFEAFADKVRSTSWETIEAETGLPRADLIEAAEVYIQSERAIGIWGMGLTQHVGGYDNVAGVVNLMLLRGNIGRLGAGVSPVRGHSNVQGQRTVGISEKPELVPLDRLSEQYGFQPPREEGYTTVTGCEAIVAGEVDAFLGLGGNFLRAVPDHRVMEKAWSRMGLTVQIATKLNRGHLFCGETAYLLPTLVRSERDVRNGEPQVVTMEDSLSCIHGSIGEAKPASPHLQPEMAIIAGIAEATLDANPNVPWSAWADDYALVRDAIEATYPDKFKDFNQRLFTPGGFFKGNTARERHWETKSGKAEFTVPAHLNATGFADTDGVYRLMTLRSNDQFNTTVYGYSDRLRGIEGKRDVVLISPKEMARAGLKEGQRVALVGDASDGVERVVEGLEVLPFELPEGCLAGYYPELNPLIALRHHDGASKTPAAKSVPVRIRI; encoded by the coding sequence ATGGCTCGGGCAAAAGACGGAACGATCCACTATTCGGGGCCGGAGGGCGGCTGGGGCTCGCTGCGGGGCATGGCGCTGGTGGCAGGTGCCGAACGCCCGGGGCCGGACGTGCTCAAGACGCTCGCCAAGCAGAACAAGCCCGGCGGCATGATGTGCACCTCCTGCGCCTGGACCAAGCCTGCCAAGCCGCACATGTTCGAGTTCTGCGAAAACGGCGCCAAGGCGACGCTGTGGGACCTCACCTCGCGCCGCGCGACGCCGGACCTCTTCGCCCAGCACACGCTTACCGAACTCAAGAGCTGGAGCGATTTTGATCTCGAACAGGCCGGCCGCCTGACCCAGCCGCTGCGGTACGACCGCGCGACCGACAAATATCTCCCCTGCACCTGGGAGGAAGCCTATCGCGGGATCGGTAAGAAGCTGCGCGGATATGATGCCAAGCGCACCATCTTCTACGCCTCCGGCCGCGCCAGCTTGGAAACCAGCTATGCCTGGGCGCTGTTCGCCCGCCTCTATGGGCACAACAACCTGCCCGACAGCTCGAACATGTGCCACGAGACGACCTCGGTCGCGCTCAAGGCGACGATCGGCGCGGCGGTGGGCACCTGCCTGCTCGAGGATTTCGAGCATTGCGACGCAATCTTCTTCTTCGGCCAGAACACGGGGACCAACAGCCCGCGCTTCATCCATACGCTGACCGCCGCCCGCAAGCGCGGCGCCAAGATCGTGACCTTCAACCCGATCCGGGAAAAGGGCCTTCTGGAATTCCGCAATCCGCAGAGCATCCAGATGGTGACGGGCGGGAAGGAGAAGATTTCGCATCACTACTACCAGCTCAAGGCCGGTAGCGACATTTCGGCCATGCTCGGCATCGCCAAGCATGTGCTGGCCGAGGAAGATCGCCGCGGCGGCGTGCTCGATCACGCCTTTATCGCCGAGCACACCCATGGCTTCGAGGCATTCGCCGACAAGGTTCGCAGCACCAGCTGGGAGACGATCGAGGCCGAGACCGGCCTGCCGCGCGCCGATCTGATCGAAGCGGCGGAGGTCTATATCCAGTCCGAGCGTGCCATCGGCATCTGGGGTATGGGGCTGACCCAGCATGTCGGCGGCTATGACAATGTTGCGGGCGTGGTGAACCTGATGCTGTTGCGCGGGAACATTGGCCGGCTGGGCGCAGGCGTGTCGCCGGTGCGCGGCCACTCCAATGTTCAGGGCCAGCGCACGGTCGGCATTTCGGAAAAGCCGGAACTGGTGCCGCTCGATCGCCTGTCCGAGCAATATGGCTTCCAGCCCCCGCGCGAGGAGGGCTACACCACCGTCACCGGCTGCGAGGCGATCGTTGCCGGCGAGGTGGATGCATTCCTCGGCCTGGGCGGCAACTTCCTGCGCGCCGTCCCGGACCACCGGGTGATGGAAAAGGCGTGGTCCCGCATGGGGCTGACCGTGCAGATAGCCACCAAGCTCAACCGCGGCCATCTGTTCTGCGGCGAGACCGCTTATCTGCTTCCCACGCTGGTCCGTTCCGAACGCGACGTCCGCAATGGCGAGCCGCAGGTCGTGACGATGGAGGACAGCCTCAGCTGCATCCATGGCTCGATCGGTGAAGCCAAGCCCGCGTCGCCGCACCTGCAGCCGGAAATGGCGATCATCGCCGGCATCGCCGAGGCGACGCTGGATGCCAACCCCAACGTTCCGTGGTCGGCCTGGGCGGATGATTATGCGCTGGTCCGCGACGCGATCGAGGCGACCTATCCGGACAAGTTCAAGGACTTCAACCAGCGGCTGTTCACCCCAGGCGGCTTCTTCAAGGGCAACACCGCCCGCGAGCGCCACTGGGAGACGAAGAGCGGCAAGGCCGAGTTCACGGTTCCCGCACACCTGAACGCCACCGGTTTTGCAGATACAGACGGCGTGTACCGACTGATGACGCTGCGCTCGAACGATCAGTTCAACACCACCGTCTATGGCTATTCGGACCGGCTGCGCGGCATCGAGGGCAAGCGCGACGTGGTGCTCATCAGCCCGAAGGAAATGGCGCGGGCCGGGCTGAAGGAGGGGCAGCGGGTGGCCTTGGTCGGCGATGCGTCGGACGGCGTCGAGCGCGTCGTGGAGGGGCTGGAGGTGCTGCCGTTCGAGCTGCCCGAAGGCTGCCTCGCCGGCTATTATCCCGAACTCAACCCGCTGATCGCGCTCCGTCATCATGACGGGGCATCGAAGACCCCCGCGGCAAAATCGGTACCCGTTCGCATTCGGATCTGA
- a CDS encoding NAD(+) synthase: MADPHPFYALHRHGMIRAGVCTPIGTVADPAANARATIALARQGDAGGADILVFPELNITSYAIDDLHLQDAILAATQAGIAAIVEASRALKPVLLVGAALVRNGRLYNCAVAIARGRILGVVPKTYLPNYREYYEKRWFASGAGLRDLDITVAGQTVPFGPDLVFAADDLPDFVFHIEICEDYWAPQPPSTEGAMAGALVLCNLSASNIVIGKGRERELLCASQSSRTISAYLYSASGPGESTTDLAWDGQGLIYEFGEKLAGSHRFELADAITYADLDLERLRLERMRDGTFNDNARNAGHPETRVRRIGFRHEPDYADRGLIRPIRRFPFVPNAPAALEEDCYEAFNIQVEGLRQRLATTKSKSLVIGISGGLDSTHALIVAAKAMDRLGRPRTDIRGYTMPGFATSEGTKSNAWALMRAIGITAAEIDIRPTARQMLADIGHPFAGGEPVYDITFENVQAGLRTDYLFRLANQNQGFVLGTGDLSELALGWCTYGVGDQMSHYGVNAGVPKTLIQYLIRWSVDSGQFDGEAATVLLSILDTEISPELVPADAEGRMQSTQDRIGPYELHDFFLHHVARFGLKPSKVAFLAWHAWKDAEAGLWPIGFPEAGRNQYDLPTLAKWLEAFLFRFFQTSQFKRSALPNGPKVSGAAALSPRGDWRAPSDSVATTWIEELRAALP; encoded by the coding sequence TCCTCGTCTTCCCGGAACTGAACATCACCAGCTACGCGATCGATGACCTGCACCTGCAGGACGCGATCCTCGCGGCGACCCAAGCGGGCATCGCCGCGATTGTGGAGGCGAGCCGTGCGCTCAAGCCGGTGTTGCTGGTCGGCGCCGCACTGGTGCGGAACGGCCGTCTCTACAACTGCGCCGTTGCCATCGCGCGCGGCCGCATCCTCGGCGTGGTGCCCAAGACCTATCTGCCCAATTACCGCGAATATTACGAGAAGCGCTGGTTCGCGTCAGGCGCAGGCCTGCGCGATCTCGACATCACCGTCGCCGGCCAGACGGTGCCGTTCGGCCCCGACCTGGTTTTCGCGGCCGACGACCTGCCCGACTTCGTCTTCCATATCGAGATTTGCGAGGACTATTGGGCGCCCCAGCCCCCTTCCACCGAAGGCGCGATGGCCGGCGCGCTGGTGTTGTGCAATCTCTCCGCCTCCAATATCGTGATCGGCAAGGGCCGCGAGCGCGAATTGCTCTGCGCCTCGCAGAGTTCGCGAACGATCTCCGCCTATCTCTATTCGGCCTCCGGACCGGGCGAGAGCACGACGGACCTCGCCTGGGACGGGCAGGGACTGATCTACGAGTTCGGCGAGAAGCTGGCCGGATCGCATCGCTTCGAGCTGGCCGATGCCATCACCTATGCCGATCTCGATCTTGAACGGTTGCGGCTCGAGCGGATGCGCGATGGGACCTTCAACGACAATGCCCGCAACGCGGGGCATCCGGAGACCCGCGTTCGTCGCATCGGGTTCCGGCACGAACCGGACTATGCCGACCGCGGCCTGATCCGCCCCATCCGCCGCTTCCCCTTCGTCCCCAACGCACCGGCCGCGCTGGAGGAGGATTGCTATGAAGCGTTCAACATCCAGGTGGAGGGCCTGCGACAGCGGCTTGCCACGACGAAGAGCAAATCGCTGGTCATCGGCATCTCGGGCGGGCTGGATTCCACCCATGCGCTGATCGTCGCCGCCAAGGCGATGGACCGGCTGGGCCGCCCGCGCACCGACATACGCGGCTACACCATGCCCGGCTTCGCGACGAGCGAGGGCACGAAGTCCAACGCGTGGGCGCTGATGCGCGCGATCGGGATTACCGCGGCGGAAATCGACATCCGACCCACCGCCCGGCAGATGCTGGCAGATATCGGCCACCCCTTTGCGGGAGGCGAGCCGGTCTACGACATCACCTTCGAGAATGTGCAGGCCGGCCTGCGCACCGACTATCTGTTCCGCCTCGCCAACCAGAACCAGGGCTTCGTGCTCGGCACCGGCGATCTTTCCGAGCTCGCGCTAGGCTGGTGCACCTATGGCGTCGGTGACCAGATGAGCCATTATGGCGTCAATGCCGGCGTGCCCAAGACGCTGATCCAGTATCTGATCCGCTGGAGCGTCGACAGCGGCCAGTTCGATGGCGAGGCGGCGACCGTGCTGCTGTCGATCCTGGATACCGAGATCTCGCCCGAGCTGGTCCCCGCCGATGCCGAGGGAAGGATGCAGAGCACCCAGGACCGGATCGGGCCCTATGAACTGCACGACTTCTTCCTGCACCATGTTGCACGCTTCGGATTGAAGCCGTCCAAGGTCGCATTCCTCGCCTGGCATGCCTGGAAGGATGCCGAGGCAGGGCTGTGGCCGATCGGCTTCCCCGAGGCCGGCCGCAACCAGTATGACCTGCCGACACTCGCCAAATGGCTGGAGGCGTTCCTGTTCCGCTTCTTCCAGACCAGCCAGTTCAAGCGCTCCGCACTGCCCAACGGCCCGAAGGTCTCGGGCGCGGCGGCGCTCAGCCCTCGCGGCGATTGGCGGGCGCCCTCGGACAGCGTGGCAACGACCTGGATCGAGGAACTGCGCGCCGCCCTGCCCTGA
- a CDS encoding response regulator: MESLFAAFWSGNYSPHGYCLFWQPQLLWTHIVADTLIALAYFSIPVALVALVRRRQDLGFGWMFWCFAVFILACGLTHVMGIVTLFVPQYGLEAVVKLVTAIASLATAALLWLRLPALVRLPSAQKLKEANGELAAMVEQRDAALAELSAAVVQREKVEAALLQAQKLEAVGQLTGGIAHDFNNLLQAIAGNLELIARKPDDADRVIRWTSSALDAVERGRQLTGQLLAFSSKQRLDVKSVRLSELIGGMAGLVERAVAPLSRVRIDRIDPVWNVQTDALQLELAVLNLAFNARDAMPEGGVLAITAELRSGKVAPDLSPGDYVALTVSDTGTGMAPEVAARAVEPFFSTKGVGKGTGMGLSMAFGVMRQSGGTLLIDSEVGRGTAITLILPLATVPPRRDVQDDAARDERISLDGKKVALVDDDRQVRASLAEMLRTAGAVVEEAADGAAGVALVEGARFDVLVVDFAMPELSGSEVAEQVAAIDPALPVILITGFADSAKLDAIAAPNVTVLRKPFESHELLRKIRQASRR, encoded by the coding sequence ATGGAGAGCCTGTTTGCAGCCTTCTGGAGCGGCAATTATTCGCCGCACGGATATTGCCTGTTTTGGCAGCCACAGTTGCTGTGGACGCATATCGTCGCCGACACGCTGATCGCGCTCGCCTATTTCTCTATTCCGGTGGCGCTTGTCGCGCTGGTGCGGCGGCGGCAGGATCTCGGCTTCGGCTGGATGTTCTGGTGCTTCGCGGTCTTCATCCTGGCGTGCGGGCTCACACATGTCATGGGCATCGTCACGCTGTTCGTCCCGCAATACGGGCTGGAAGCGGTGGTGAAGCTGGTGACCGCGATTGCCTCGCTGGCCACCGCCGCGCTGCTCTGGCTACGGCTGCCGGCACTGGTGCGGCTCCCCTCCGCGCAAAAGCTCAAGGAGGCCAATGGCGAACTGGCGGCGATGGTCGAGCAGCGCGATGCCGCTTTGGCCGAGCTGAGCGCCGCCGTCGTCCAGCGGGAGAAGGTGGAGGCGGCGCTGCTTCAGGCGCAGAAGCTGGAAGCGGTGGGTCAGCTGACCGGTGGCATCGCCCATGATTTCAACAATCTGCTGCAGGCCATTGCCGGCAATCTGGAGCTGATTGCGCGCAAGCCCGATGATGCGGATCGTGTCATCCGCTGGACGTCCAGCGCGCTGGACGCGGTCGAGCGCGGACGGCAGCTAACCGGGCAGTTGCTGGCTTTTTCAAGCAAGCAGCGGCTGGACGTGAAGTCCGTACGGCTCTCCGAACTGATCGGCGGGATGGCGGGTCTGGTCGAGCGCGCGGTGGCGCCGCTGAGCCGGGTTCGGATCGATCGCATCGATCCGGTGTGGAACGTCCAGACCGATGCGCTGCAGCTCGAACTCGCGGTGCTGAACCTCGCCTTCAACGCACGGGACGCGATGCCCGAAGGCGGAGTTCTGGCGATCACCGCCGAATTGCGATCGGGCAAGGTTGCGCCGGATCTGTCGCCGGGAGACTATGTCGCGCTCACCGTATCCGATACCGGCACCGGCATGGCGCCCGAGGTCGCGGCGCGCGCGGTGGAACCGTTTTTCTCGACCAAGGGAGTGGGCAAGGGCACCGGCATGGGCCTTTCGATGGCCTTTGGTGTGATGCGGCAATCGGGGGGAACGCTGTTGATCGACAGCGAAGTGGGACGCGGCACCGCGATCACCCTGATCCTGCCGCTGGCGACCGTACCGCCCCGCCGCGACGTGCAGGACGATGCCGCGCGCGACGAACGCATCAGCCTGGACGGCAAGAAGGTGGCGCTGGTGGACGATGACCGGCAGGTCCGCGCGTCGCTCGCCGAGATGCTGCGCACCGCCGGCGCGGTCGTGGAAGAGGCGGCGGATGGGGCGGCGGGCGTCGCGCTGGTCGAAGGCGCGCGCTTCGACGTGCTGGTCGTGGACTTCGCCATGCCCGAGCTCAGCGGCAGCGAAGTCGCCGAGCAGGTTGCGGCGATCGACCCCGCCTTGCCGGTCATCCTGATCACTGGCTTTGCGGATTCCGCCAAGCTCGATGCGATCGCCGCGCCGAACGTGACGGTGCTGCGCAAACCCTTCGAATCCCACGAGCTGCTGCGCAAGATCCGTCAGGCTTCCCGGCGCTGA
- a CDS encoding beta-glucosidase family protein encodes MKRRTLALAAPLLALATTTAITAPAVAQQASRPWTNAKLSPDARAKLVLAQMTEDEKLTLVFGLFGTDFAPKNFKTPAEARPGSAGYIPGIPRLGIPAQWQTDAGVGVATQGGAERKRLRTSLPSGIATAATWDPALAFKGGAMIGAEARASGFNVLLAGGVNLLREPRNGRNFEYGGEDPLLAGTMVGAQIAGIQSNHIISTVKHYAINDQETDRFKMNAVLDRTAARMSDLLAFNFAIEKSNPGSVMCSYNKVDGLYACEQPWLLTDVLRRDWGWQGFVMSDWGATHSTVAAANAGLEQESGWPFDEQPYFREPLKAAIAKGEVSKARLDEMAHRILRTMFAHGLFEHPITAAPLDLAPAMLKAHADVTRADAEAGIVLLQNKGDVLPLAAAAKRIVVIGGHADKGVLAGGGSSLVYPVGGNAVPGLEPKVWPGPVMYHPSAPLEALRRQLPNAQITYVDGSDPAAAAAAARQADVALVFATQWAGEAFDVSLNLTDNQDALIDAVAGANAKTIVVLETGGPILTPWADKTAAILEAWYPGTAGGDAIANVLTGKVNPSGHLPASFPRSVSQLPKPSAPNEGETRYAEGAAVGYKWYDAKGDKPQFAFGHGLSYTRFAYAGLKASAPKGQVTVTFTVRNIGARAGADVAQVYVSGEGWEAPKRLGAFQKVALAPGASKPVTVTIDPRLLATFDGAANRWKIAGGSYKVLLGNSSDDIAATTTVTLPARTLPASWHP; translated from the coding sequence ATGAAGCGACGTACCCTGGCACTGGCCGCCCCGCTGCTGGCGCTGGCCACGACCACCGCCATCACCGCGCCCGCGGTTGCGCAGCAGGCCTCGCGCCCCTGGACCAACGCCAAGCTCTCGCCGGACGCGCGCGCCAAGCTGGTCCTCGCGCAGATGACCGAGGACGAGAAGCTGACGCTGGTCTTCGGTCTCTTCGGCACCGATTTCGCACCGAAGAACTTCAAGACGCCGGCAGAGGCACGTCCCGGTTCGGCGGGGTACATCCCCGGCATCCCGCGGCTGGGCATCCCGGCCCAGTGGCAGACCGACGCGGGCGTCGGCGTCGCCACCCAGGGCGGTGCCGAGCGCAAGCGCCTGCGCACCTCGCTCCCCTCGGGCATCGCCACGGCAGCGACCTGGGACCCCGCGCTGGCCTTCAAGGGCGGCGCGATGATCGGCGCGGAGGCGCGCGCCTCGGGTTTCAACGTGCTGCTCGCCGGCGGCGTCAACCTGCTGCGCGAGCCGCGCAACGGCCGTAACTTCGAATATGGCGGCGAAGACCCGCTGCTGGCCGGCACCATGGTCGGTGCGCAGATCGCCGGCATCCAGTCGAACCACATCATCTCCACCGTGAAGCATTATGCGATCAACGATCAGGAGACCGACCGCTTCAAGATGAACGCGGTGCTCGATCGCACCGCCGCGCGGATGAGCGACCTGCTCGCCTTCAACTTTGCGATCGAGAAGTCGAACCCAGGCTCGGTGATGTGCAGCTACAACAAGGTCGACGGGCTCTATGCCTGCGAGCAGCCCTGGCTGCTGACCGACGTGTTGCGCCGCGACTGGGGCTGGCAGGGCTTCGTGATGTCGGACTGGGGCGCCACCCACTCCACGGTCGCGGCCGCCAATGCGGGTCTCGAGCAAGAATCGGGCTGGCCGTTCGACGAGCAGCCCTATTTCCGCGAGCCGCTCAAGGCGGCGATCGCCAAGGGCGAAGTGAGCAAGGCGCGCCTCGACGAGATGGCGCATCGCATCCTGCGCACCATGTTCGCGCATGGTCTGTTCGAGCATCCGATCACCGCCGCCCCGCTCGATCTCGCACCCGCGATGCTCAAGGCGCATGCCGACGTGACCCGTGCGGACGCCGAGGCGGGAATCGTGCTTCTCCAGAACAAGGGCGACGTCCTTCCCCTGGCCGCGGCTGCCAAGCGGATCGTCGTGATCGGCGGCCATGCCGACAAGGGCGTGCTGGCGGGCGGCGGCTCGTCGCTCGTCTACCCGGTCGGCGGCAATGCCGTTCCGGGGTTGGAGCCCAAGGTGTGGCCGGGCCCGGTGATGTATCACCCCTCCGCACCGCTGGAGGCACTGCGCCGCCAGTTGCCGAACGCGCAGATCACCTATGTCGACGGCAGCGATCCCGCCGCCGCAGCCGCGGCTGCTAGGCAGGCGGACGTCGCGCTGGTGTTCGCCACGCAGTGGGCGGGTGAGGCGTTTGACGTATCGCTGAACCTTACCGACAATCAGGATGCGCTGATTGACGCGGTGGCCGGTGCCAACGCCAAGACCATCGTCGTGCTGGAAACCGGCGGCCCGATCCTGACGCCCTGGGCAGACAAGACCGCCGCCATTCTCGAGGCTTGGTACCCCGGCACCGCGGGCGGCGACGCAATCGCCAATGTGCTGACCGGCAAGGTGAATCCCTCGGGTCACCTGCCCGCCAGCTTCCCGCGCAGCGTCTCGCAGCTGCCCAAGCCGAGCGCGCCCAACGAGGGCGAGACGCGCTATGCCGAAGGCGCCGCCGTTGGCTACAAATGGTATGATGCCAAGGGCGACAAGCCGCAGTTCGCGTTCGGTCACGGCCTGTCCTACACCCGCTTCGCCTATGCCGGGCTCAAGGCCAGCGCGCCCAAGGGCCAGGTGACGGTGACGTTCACGGTCCGCAACATCGGCGCGCGCGCCGGCGCGGACGTGGCGCAGGTCTATGTCTCGGGCGAGGGCTGGGAAGCGCCGAAGCGGCTGGGGGCGTTCCAGAAGGTGGCGCTGGCGCCGGGCGCATCGAAGCCGGTGACGGTGACCATCGACCCGCGCCTGCTCGCGACGTTCGATGGCGCAGCGAACCGCTGGAAGATCGCCGGTGGCAGCTACAAGGTGCTGCTCGGTAATTCGTCGGACGACATCGCGGCGACCACCACGGTCACCTTGCCCGCACGCACGCTGCCGGCAAGCTGGCATCCCTGA
- a CDS encoding molybdenum cofactor guanylyltransferase, whose protein sequence is MKPLGAILAGGAARRFGSDKALAAWQGQRLIDHVRDALGAHCAAVVICGRAGIGTVPDRPEAGRGPLGGLNAALHAGAARGYQRVLVAPCDTPVLPAQLLAALAESPRSVFVAQLPVLGLWETRLAASCDGYLASDGRTSMRAWAEHAGAGAIDWPCAIPNINSRDDLAGLTGFFP, encoded by the coding sequence GTGAAGCCGCTCGGCGCGATCCTCGCAGGCGGCGCGGCGAGACGCTTCGGATCGGACAAGGCGCTGGCGGCGTGGCAGGGGCAACGCCTGATCGATCATGTCCGCGACGCGCTGGGGGCGCATTGCGCTGCCGTGGTGATCTGCGGGCGGGCGGGGATCGGCACGGTGCCCGACCGGCCGGAAGCGGGGCGGGGGCCGCTGGGCGGGCTCAATGCCGCACTACATGCCGGCGCCGCGCGCGGCTATCAACGGGTACTGGTGGCACCGTGCGACACGCCCGTGCTGCCGGCGCAGCTGCTGGCAGCGCTTGCCGAAAGCCCCCGCTCGGTCTTCGTGGCACAATTGCCGGTGCTCGGCCTGTGGGAAACGCGGCTGGCGGCGTCGTGTGACGGCTATCTCGCGAGCGACGGCCGCACCTCGATGCGGGCCTGGGCCGAGCATGCCGGTGCCGGAGCAATCGATTGGCCGTGCGCCATCCCCAACATCAACTCCCGCGACGATCTCGCGGGCCTTACCGGGTTTTTTCCTTAG